GGACGAAGGACTCGTAAACGGCGGGGGTAACTATGACCCTCTTAAGGTAGCGTAGTACCTTGTCGCTTAATTGGCGACTTGCATGAATGGATTAATGAGTGCGATACTGTCCCTAACACATATCCGTTGAACCTTTTGTTCTAGTGCAGAGACTAGAGACTCCTGATGGGAAGTGAAGACCCCGTTGAGCTTTACTGCAGCCTGTCGCTGAATTACGATAATTCTTGCGCAGTGTAGATGGGAGGCGTTATATCCAGCACTTTCGGGTACTGGGGAGCCATCGATGAGACACCATCCTAGTTTTGTTGTAGTTCTCACTCTAACGAGGACACCGGTAGGTAGGCAGTTTGGGTGGGGCGCCACACCCTCGAAAAAATATCAAGGGTGCCCCAAGGTCAACTCATGTGAGTCAGCAACTCACAGAAGAGTGTCAAGAGCATAAGTTGGCCTGACGCGATCACGCATAGCAAGTGATCGCGAGAGGAAACTCGGGTCTAACGAACCAATACGCCCTTTTGATGAGGGCTATTGACTACAGAAAAGCTACCACGGGGATAACAGAGTCGTCGCCGGCAAGAGCACATATCGACCCGGCGGCTTGCTACCTCGATGTCGGTTCTTTCCATCCTGGCTGTGCAGCAGCAGCCAAGGGTGAGGTTGTTCGCCTATTAAAGGGGATCGTGAGCTGGGTTTAGACCGTCGTGAGACAGGTCGGTTACTATCTATCAGGAGTGTGTGAAGTCTGAAGGTAAGAATGAAATAGTACGAGAGGAACTTTCATTCGGCGCCTCTAGTGGATCGGTTGTCTGACAAGGCAGTGCCGAGCAGCCACGCGCCAAGGGATAAAAGCTGAAAGCATCTAAGCTTGAAACTCGGCCTAAACAAGAGACTTCGTTACAGGACACGGGTAAAAGACCCGATTGATAGGCTTCGGATGTACGCACGAAGGCAACGACGTGTTCAGTCCGGAAGTACTAACGTCCAAATACTAGTGCTCACCACGCTAAGCCCAGACGAAATTCTGAGTGTAAACCTTATATCCGATCCTGACCAACAGGATAAGGTATTATCCTACACGGTCGCCAAGGTGGCGGAGCGGCCACGCGGCTGACTGCAGATCAGCTACAATCCGGTTCAACTCCGGACCTTGGCTTGGACTGGTGTTCCGATAAAAAGGAATACTGGTCTTCCGAAGAAAAAGCATCTACTTCTTCGGCTGCAAAACAAAAAAAAGCAAATCATGTGGTGATAGCGGCCATAGCTGTCGGGAAACACCTGGTCTCATTCCGAACCCAGCAGTTAAGCTGACACACGTAGTATGCTGTACTGAGGTACGCGAGTCCCCGGGAACCATACCAAGCTGCTATCACCTTTCCTTATTACACGAGTCTTCTTGTAATGTTTCGCTTAAAAGCGAACGCTATCGTTGTTACCTGTATCGTTTCTTAACGGATACCTGAAAGGTTCGCGACCTTCGTGACACGTATCTTCAATAAAATGCCTGCGGCGTACTTGTTGGCAGACGGGCGAAATTTTTCTTGGTTCTACCCTCAGTATGAGGATTGGGGCACAACTTTTTAGAGAATAATGAATACCGGCGTTTTGTGTTCGACTTTCAATACGATTGCCGATGAAATCGCCGTACTTGTAAACGGTTTTTTGATAACTATACTCGTGAAGCCAATGATGGTGTCAGCAAACAGACTTGGAGATTTTAGTTCACCTGCAGCATAGTAGGTATACGACCATATATCCCCCCAAAAACCCGCTGTATACTCGGGAATTACCGCTATCGCGGTTGCCTGAAACTGGCGGCTCTGCTGTATATAGCCGGGGGCGTTACGAAAAAAGGGAATTTTCCCGGTTTATCCCTGGGATGTATGCTTCAGCCGGGTCATGGTTATCGATAAGAGTGTGAGTATAACCCCTGCACTTACCACGAATGAGAGGATCCAGTCCGTTGTTGTCATCACCGGGTTGACCAGTACGTACCAGAGTATCAGCGTACAGTAGGGCATCATCAGGAACATGGTTGTGAAAAGGCCGGGATTGTATCCTTTATGCCGGATCTGGAACAGGCCAATATGCTGGATGTTATTAATCCCCAGCTGGAAAAAGATCGCACTGATTCCGATCCACGGCACCGTATAGAATAGTGCTCCCAGTGTCACCCACGGCCATATCAGGATTGGATTCATGAAAAGGATGTAGGGCTCGTTCAGCGGTACATCCTCTTTGAGGGGAGTGGGCGCAAGGAGGGTTTTTGTATTAAAAAAATTCTTGAAGCCCCCGGGAGCAACGTATTCCTCGAACTCATGGATCATGATGATCGGCAGACCCAGCCACAAGAGCCAGGAAAACATCTGCAGGTTAGGGGTGGTAAAATACAGGATCAGGAGCAGGGTGAAGAGAATCGGGAAGAGCAATGCACCCGTTACCTGCCATGCGGTGTTTAATTTTTTGTACGTAAGCCCGGGAGCGTCCGGGGTTTCATTCTGGTTCTGAATCAAGGTATCCCTCTTTTTTTTTATGTTATCATTGGCATGCGCTGAATGGAATCCGGGACAAATCTTCCCCCTTGCACATTCACGGGTTTTATGCCCCGGCCTGATGCGGATATACGAGATGGAACTGCCCGCCCGCTGTTTTGCATATCCTGGTAAAGAATCAGCGTGCAGAGGCACTCGTTTTCACGCAATTTTCATCTAGGATCGTATT
This sequence is a window from Methanoregula sp. UBA64. Protein-coding genes within it:
- a CDS encoding HXXEE domain-containing protein gives rise to the protein MIQNQNETPDAPGLTYKKLNTAWQVTGALLFPILFTLLLILYFTTPNLQMFSWLLWLGLPIIMIHEFEEYVAPGGFKNFFNTKTLLAPTPLKEDVPLNEPYILFMNPILIWPWVTLGALFYTVPWIGISAIFFQLGINNIQHIGLFQIRHKGYNPGLFTTMFLMMPYCTLILWYVLVNPVMTTTDWILSFVVSAGVILTLLSITMTRLKHTSQG